In the genome of Piliocolobus tephrosceles isolate RC106 chromosome 20, ASM277652v3, whole genome shotgun sequence, one region contains:
- the CHRNA4 gene encoding neuronal acetylcholine receptor subunit alpha-4 isoform X1 → MELGGPGAPRLLPPLLLLLGTGLLRASSHVETRAHAEERLLKKLFSGYNKWSRPVANISDVVLVRFGLSIAQLIDVDEKNQMMTTNVWVKQEWHDYKLRWDPADYENVTSIRIPSELIWRPDIVLYNNADGDFAVTHLTKAHLFHDGRVQWTPPAIYKSSCSIDVTFFPFDQQNCTMKFGSWTYDKAKIDLVNMHSHVDQLDFWESGEWVIVDAVGTYNTRKYECCAEIYPDITYAFVIRRLPLFYTINLIIPCLLISCLTVLVFYLPSECGEKITLCISVLLSLTVFLLLITEIIPSTSLVIPLIGEYLLFTMIFVTLSIVITVFVLNVHHRSPRTHTMPAWVRRVFLDVVPRLLLMKRPSVVKDNCRRLIESMHKMASAPRFWPEPEGEPAATSGTQSRHPPSPSFCVPLDVPAESGPACKSPSDQLPTLQPPEAEKASPHPSPGPYHPPHSTQAPGLAKARSLSVQHMSSPGEAVEGGVRCRSRSIQYCVPRDNAAPEADGQAAGALASRKTHSAELPPPDQPSPCKCTCRKEPPSVSPSATLKARSTKAPPRHLPLSPALTRAVEGVQYIADHLKAEDTDFSVKEDWKYVAMVIDRIFLWMFIIVCLLGTVGLFLPPWLAGMI, encoded by the exons ATGGAGCTCGGGGGCCCCGGGGCGCCGCGGCTGCtgccgccgctgctgctgcttctggggACCGGCCTCCTGCGCG CCAGCAGCCATGTGGAGACCCGGGCCCACGCTGAGGAGCGGCTCCTGAAGAAACTCTTCTCCGGTTACAACAAGTGGTCCCGACCCGTGGCCAACATCTCGGATGTGGTCCTTGTCCGCTTCGGCCTGTCCATTGCTCAGCTCATTGACGTG GATGAGAAGAACCAGATGATGACCACGAACGTATGGGTGAAGCAG GAGTGGCACGACTACAAGCTGCGCTGGGACCCGGCTGACTACGAGAACGTCACCTCCATCCGCATCCCCTCCGAGCTCATCTGGCGGCCGGACATCGTCCTCTACAACAA TGCTGATGGGGACTTCGCAGTCACCCACCTGACCAAGGCCCACCTGTTCCATGACGGGCGGGTGCAGTGGACACCCCCGGCCATCTACAAGAGCTCGTGCAGCATCGATGTCACCTTCTTCCCCTTCGACCAGCAGAACTGCACCATGAAATTCGGCTCCTGGACCTATGACAAGGCCAAGATCGACCTGGTGAACATGCACAGCCACGTGGACCAGCTGGACTTCTGGGAGAGCGGCGAGTGGGTCATCGTGGACGCCGTGGGCACCTACAACACCAGGAAGTACGAGTGCTGCGCTGAGATCTACCCGGACATCACCTACGCCTTCGTCATCCGGCGGCTGCCGCTCTTCTACACCATCAACCTCATCATCCCCTGCCTGCTCATCTCCTGCCTCACCGTGCTAGTCTTCTACCTGCCCTCCGAGTGCGGCGAGAAGATCACGCTGTGCATCTCCGTGCTGCTGTCGCTCACCGTCTTCCTGCTGCTCATCACCGAGATCATCCCGTCCACCTCGCTGGTCATCCCGCTCATCGGCGAGTACCTGCTGTTCACCATGATCTTCGTCACCCTGTCCATCGTCATCACGGTCTTCGTGCTCAACGTACACCACCGCTCGCCGCGCACACACACCATGCCCGCCTGGGTACGCAGGGTCTTCCTGGACGTCGTGCCGCGCCTGCTCCTCATGAAGCGGCCGTCTGTGGTCAAGGACAATTGCCGGCGACTCATCGAGTCCATGCACAAGATGGCCAGTGCCCCGCGCTTCTGGCCCGAGCCGGAGGGGGAGCCTGCCGCCACAAGCGGCACCCAGAGCCGGCACCCGCCCTCGCCGTCCTTCTGTGTCCCCCTGGATGTGCCGGCTGAGTCTGGGCCTGCCTGCAAGTCGCCCTCCGACCAGCTCCCCACTCTGCAGCCCCCGGAAGCTGAGAAAGCCAGCCCCCACCCCTCGCCTGGACCCTACCACCCACCCCACAGCACCCAGGCACCAGGGCTGGCCAAAGCCAGATCCCTCAGCGTCCAGCACATGTCTAGCCCTGGAGAAGCGGTGGAAGGTGGTGTCCGGTGCCGGTCTCGGAGCATCCAGTACTGTGTTCCCCGAGACAATGCCGCCCCCGAGGCGGATGGCCAGGCTGCCGGCGCCCTGGCCTCTCGCAAGACCCACTCGGCTGAGCTCCCACCCCCAGACCAGCCCTCTCCATGCAAATGCACCTGCAGGAAGGAGCCCCCTTCGGTGTCCCCGAGTGCCACGCTCAAGGCCCGCAGCACCAAAGCACCACCCCGGCACCTGCCCCTGTCACCGGCCCTGACCCGCGCGGTGGAGGGTGTCCAGTACATCGCAGACCACCTGAAGGCTGAAGACACAGACTTCTCG GTGAAGGAGGACTGGAAGTACGTGGCCATGGTCATCGACCGCATCTTCCTCTGGATGTTCATCATCGTTTGCCTGCTGGGGACCGTGGGCCTCTTCCTGCCGCCCTGGCTGGCTGGCATGATCTAG
- the CHRNA4 gene encoding neuronal acetylcholine receptor subunit alpha-4 isoform X2 has product MKFGSWTYDKAKIDLVNMHSHVDQLDFWESGEWVIVDAVGTYNTRKYECCAEIYPDITYAFVIRRLPLFYTINLIIPCLLISCLTVLVFYLPSECGEKITLCISVLLSLTVFLLLITEIIPSTSLVIPLIGEYLLFTMIFVTLSIVITVFVLNVHHRSPRTHTMPAWVRRVFLDVVPRLLLMKRPSVVKDNCRRLIESMHKMASAPRFWPEPEGEPAATSGTQSRHPPSPSFCVPLDVPAESGPACKSPSDQLPTLQPPEAEKASPHPSPGPYHPPHSTQAPGLAKARSLSVQHMSSPGEAVEGGVRCRSRSIQYCVPRDNAAPEADGQAAGALASRKTHSAELPPPDQPSPCKCTCRKEPPSVSPSATLKARSTKAPPRHLPLSPALTRAVEGVQYIADHLKAEDTDFSVKEDWKYVAMVIDRIFLWMFIIVCLLGTVGLFLPPWLAGMI; this is encoded by the exons ATGAAATTCGGCTCCTGGACCTATGACAAGGCCAAGATCGACCTGGTGAACATGCACAGCCACGTGGACCAGCTGGACTTCTGGGAGAGCGGCGAGTGGGTCATCGTGGACGCCGTGGGCACCTACAACACCAGGAAGTACGAGTGCTGCGCTGAGATCTACCCGGACATCACCTACGCCTTCGTCATCCGGCGGCTGCCGCTCTTCTACACCATCAACCTCATCATCCCCTGCCTGCTCATCTCCTGCCTCACCGTGCTAGTCTTCTACCTGCCCTCCGAGTGCGGCGAGAAGATCACGCTGTGCATCTCCGTGCTGCTGTCGCTCACCGTCTTCCTGCTGCTCATCACCGAGATCATCCCGTCCACCTCGCTGGTCATCCCGCTCATCGGCGAGTACCTGCTGTTCACCATGATCTTCGTCACCCTGTCCATCGTCATCACGGTCTTCGTGCTCAACGTACACCACCGCTCGCCGCGCACACACACCATGCCCGCCTGGGTACGCAGGGTCTTCCTGGACGTCGTGCCGCGCCTGCTCCTCATGAAGCGGCCGTCTGTGGTCAAGGACAATTGCCGGCGACTCATCGAGTCCATGCACAAGATGGCCAGTGCCCCGCGCTTCTGGCCCGAGCCGGAGGGGGAGCCTGCCGCCACAAGCGGCACCCAGAGCCGGCACCCGCCCTCGCCGTCCTTCTGTGTCCCCCTGGATGTGCCGGCTGAGTCTGGGCCTGCCTGCAAGTCGCCCTCCGACCAGCTCCCCACTCTGCAGCCCCCGGAAGCTGAGAAAGCCAGCCCCCACCCCTCGCCTGGACCCTACCACCCACCCCACAGCACCCAGGCACCAGGGCTGGCCAAAGCCAGATCCCTCAGCGTCCAGCACATGTCTAGCCCTGGAGAAGCGGTGGAAGGTGGTGTCCGGTGCCGGTCTCGGAGCATCCAGTACTGTGTTCCCCGAGACAATGCCGCCCCCGAGGCGGATGGCCAGGCTGCCGGCGCCCTGGCCTCTCGCAAGACCCACTCGGCTGAGCTCCCACCCCCAGACCAGCCCTCTCCATGCAAATGCACCTGCAGGAAGGAGCCCCCTTCGGTGTCCCCGAGTGCCACGCTCAAGGCCCGCAGCACCAAAGCACCACCCCGGCACCTGCCCCTGTCACCGGCCCTGACCCGCGCGGTGGAGGGTGTCCAGTACATCGCAGACCACCTGAAGGCTGAAGACACAGACTTCTCG GTGAAGGAGGACTGGAAGTACGTGGCCATGGTCATCGACCGCATCTTCCTCTGGATGTTCATCATCGTTTGCCTGCTGGGGACCGTGGGCCTCTTCCTGCCGCCCTGGCTGGCTGGCATGATCTAG